GCGTATCATACTCTTGCGAAAAAATATCATCCCGACCGGAGCCCAGTCGATATCAATGGAGAGGAACAATTAAAATTAATTAATGAAGCATATGCCATCTTGAGAAATCCGGGGACAAGAGTGCAATATGACAGAAAGTACAAGCTTTTTATTACTTGGCAAAAACAAAGGCAACATTACGAAGCGAGGACGGTGTACTCATTGGTTTTCGACTTGGAAATTTTGAACGATCTTGTAAACGACTACGTTAAGAAATTTCACACAGCCATAGTAAATGACCCAGGTATTATTGATTGG
This region of Dinghuibacter silviterrae genomic DNA includes:
- a CDS encoding J domain-containing protein, producing the protein MKRLLMKDYYAILGVLPSETEEGIRRAYHTLAKKYHPDRSPVDINGEEQLKLINEAYAILRNPGTRVQYDRKYKLFITWQKQRQHYEARTVYSLVFDLEILNDLVNDYVKKFHTAIVNDPGIIDWLRPLGNCYLIVVDKKVAASDIFKFVSLNMPGKHHLILEVNINSHGGWLPKHAWDWISKYKLPENVSFAV